A genomic stretch from Treponema primitia ZAS-1 includes:
- a CDS encoding ABC transporter substrate-binding protein — protein MNTKRAMKTGLALVMMAALSLTTAWGGGQSSGGGSGKTQLTVWTLSTRQVAYDAVIKAFNAANPDIQVTAAYYDTDGIKDATKVAASSKTLPDMWFNWGGSLGGFFAENDLVYDLTNYAAQNGWKNTFSPGVLNLCTLSGKLAGYPTAYNVLDVYYRKDIFQKYNLSVPTTFEQFEQVCATLKQNGITPISTAGLYGWHVMRFVELLIEHYAGAQLHDSMSTFQTSHNNDAVIQALTKYKEFCDKGYFPAGFVTADPNNTQMAVFSGAAAMDVQGQWYDGTIIQEQQDISKYGTFAFPSGGTNRMSAFAEMMQLNKNLSNEKLAACIKFLDYYYSKENVAKYAEYYNLPLPRLDAEMPAGQPNVAIMMQTSNTNGTFTITDQAFPTEVADELFRVQDGIANGQITPQDGAARIQAAITAYRSK, from the coding sequence ATGAACACAAAGAGAGCGATGAAAACAGGTTTGGCCCTGGTCATGATGGCGGCTTTAAGCCTTACAACAGCTTGGGGCGGTGGCCAAAGTTCCGGCGGCGGCAGTGGAAAGACCCAATTGACGGTTTGGACCTTGAGTACCCGTCAAGTAGCCTATGATGCTGTTATTAAGGCATTCAATGCGGCAAACCCCGATATCCAGGTTACCGCAGCCTACTATGACACCGATGGTATTAAGGATGCCACCAAGGTGGCGGCATCTTCCAAAACCCTGCCGGATATGTGGTTTAACTGGGGCGGCAGTTTAGGCGGTTTTTTTGCGGAAAATGATCTGGTCTACGATCTGACCAATTATGCCGCTCAAAATGGGTGGAAAAACACCTTTAGTCCCGGGGTGTTGAATCTCTGTACCCTGTCAGGCAAGCTGGCCGGATATCCTACCGCTTATAATGTTCTGGACGTTTATTATCGCAAGGATATATTTCAAAAGTACAACCTGAGTGTTCCCACTACCTTTGAACAATTTGAGCAGGTATGCGCGACATTGAAGCAGAATGGTATTACCCCCATCTCTACTGCAGGCCTTTACGGCTGGCATGTGATGCGTTTCGTAGAATTGCTAATAGAACATTATGCCGGGGCGCAGCTCCACGATTCGATGAGCACTTTCCAAACCAGCCATAATAATGATGCGGTGATACAAGCCCTGACCAAATACAAGGAATTCTGCGACAAGGGCTATTTTCCCGCCGGTTTTGTTACCGCAGATCCTAATAATACCCAAATGGCAGTATTCTCCGGTGCTGCGGCCATGGATGTCCAGGGGCAATGGTATGACGGGACTATCATCCAGGAACAGCAGGATATAAGTAAATATGGTACCTTCGCCTTCCCCTCCGGCGGGACCAATCGTATGTCCGCCTTTGCTGAAATGATGCAGCTTAATAAGAATCTTAGTAACGAAAAGCTGGCGGCCTGTATAAAATTCCTGGATTATTATTACAGTAAAGAAAATGTTGCAAAGTATGCCGAATATTATAACCTGCCCCTGCCCCGTCTGGATGCGGAAATGCCCGCAGGTCAACCCAATGTGGCGATTATGATGCAAACAAGTAATACGAACGGTACTTTTACCATTACCGACCAGGCCTTCCCGACGGAAGTTGCGGATGAACTATTCCGGGTTCAGGACGGTATTGCTAATGGTCAGATAACTCCCCAAGACGGCGCAGCCCGTATACAGGCAGCTATTACGGCCTATCGCAGCAAATAG
- a CDS encoding transketolase, with protein MDNATLKTKANEIRKRTVAMITKARGGHMGSSLSEADILAVLFFKTLNFRPENLSDPERDRFVLSKGHASEGYYSALAEAGFFPTAWLDSYLSHDCPLTIHPTNHVPGIEVCTGALGHGFPIAVGMALGARKTDKKSRVFVLTGDGELEEGTNWEAAMAASYYKLGNLVLIVDANGLQLADSVANTMEINPLKEKLLSFGMDVHEIDGHDTAAMADLFDSLDYSGNKPHAVIAKTIKGKGVSFMENRPEWHHTIPSEEQGIKALEELKI; from the coding sequence ATGGATAATGCAACTCTTAAAACGAAAGCAAACGAAATACGAAAAAGAACTGTAGCCATGATTACTAAAGCCCGTGGAGGGCATATGGGTTCTTCGTTATCCGAAGCGGACATTCTGGCGGTTTTATTTTTTAAGACCCTCAATTTTAGGCCTGAAAACTTGAGCGATCCGGAACGGGACCGCTTTGTTCTGAGTAAAGGGCACGCCTCTGAGGGGTATTATTCCGCTCTGGCCGAGGCGGGCTTTTTCCCTACGGCATGGCTGGACAGTTATTTGTCCCATGATTGTCCCCTCACCATACACCCGACAAACCATGTGCCGGGGATCGAAGTTTGTACCGGAGCTCTGGGACATGGTTTTCCCATCGCCGTGGGTATGGCCCTGGGGGCCAGAAAAACAGATAAAAAATCCCGGGTTTTTGTCCTTACCGGTGATGGTGAATTGGAAGAAGGTACCAACTGGGAAGCCGCTATGGCAGCTTCCTATTACAAACTTGGAAACCTCGTTTTAATTGTAGACGCCAACGGGCTCCAACTTGCAGATTCTGTGGCGAATACTATGGAAATAAACCCGCTTAAAGAAAAGTTACTTAGTTTCGGTATGGATGTCCACGAAATTGACGGTCATGATACGGCGGCCATGGCGGACCTTTTTGATTCCCTGGACTATTCGGGGAATAAGCCCCACGCGGTGATTGCCAAAACGATAAAAGGTAAGGGCGTTTCCTTTATGGAGAATCGCCCTGAATGGCATCATACCATTCCCAGCGAGGAACAGGGTATCAAGGCCCTGGAGGAATTGAAGATATGA
- a CDS encoding transketolase family protein: MKENSDLELRDAAVSSYIDMIKQGANIMYLVSDSVSTSKIKPFRDLFPERLINVGIAEQNLMGIAAGLANSGIIPITGNAAPFLISRSNEQLKVDISYSNSNVKVTGLHPGFSYGTDGITHHEVNDICFIRGMPNFEIYVPCDPRECKQMLEYGVLKRQGPVYASLNTGKFPVITPDSYTFTPGLPVRFSEGKDLTIIALGTAVHDALKAAESLKGRVTCDIFALTSIRPFLPEALIESIRKTGLVLTVEQHSTHGGAGSLVAELIAEQGLGARLRRLGIPDGSFTRNWTAGDNKAFFRLDAAGIAKTLEEMIV; this comes from the coding sequence ATGAAAGAGAATTCAGACTTAGAACTTCGGGATGCAGCGGTTAGTTCTTATATAGATATGATTAAACAGGGTGCAAATATCATGTACCTGGTGAGCGATTCGGTTAGTACCAGCAAGATAAAACCTTTTCGGGATCTGTTTCCCGAGCGCTTAATCAATGTGGGTATAGCCGAACAGAACCTTATGGGTATAGCCGCAGGTTTGGCCAACAGCGGGATTATTCCCATTACCGGAAACGCCGCACCGTTTTTGATTTCCCGTTCCAACGAACAGCTTAAGGTGGATATTTCCTATTCGAACAGTAATGTCAAAGTTACCGGATTGCATCCCGGTTTCAGCTACGGGACCGATGGAATAACCCATCATGAGGTGAATGATATTTGTTTTATCCGCGGTATGCCCAATTTTGAGATATATGTTCCCTGCGATCCCCGGGAATGTAAACAAATGTTGGAGTACGGGGTTCTTAAACGGCAGGGACCAGTCTATGCCAGTCTCAATACAGGGAAGTTTCCGGTTATTACACCGGACTCCTATACTTTTACACCCGGCCTTCCGGTTCGTTTTTCTGAAGGGAAAGACCTCACCATTATTGCCCTGGGGACTGCAGTTCATGATGCACTCAAGGCCGCCGAAAGCCTTAAGGGCCGTGTTACCTGCGATATTTTTGCTCTTACTTCCATCAGGCCCTTTTTGCCTGAGGCGCTCATCGAATCAATACGTAAAACCGGCTTGGTATTAACTGTTGAACAGCACTCCACCCACGGAGGCGCCGGGAGCCTTGTGGCGGAATTGATCGCCGAACAGGGTTTAGGCGCCCGTCTTAGGCGTCTGGGGATACCTGATGGTTCTTTTACCCGGAATTGGACAGCAGGGGATAATAAGGCTTTTTTCAGGCTGGATGCCGCCGGTATTGCCAAAACCCTGGAAGAAATGATAGTATAA
- a CDS encoding DeoR/GlpR family DNA-binding transcription regulator, giving the protein MFPEQRREKILELLRENGSCRVQELKKIFQVSEPTIRQDLETMEHAGLIIRQHGGAFISNYSSFAADIQLERHINMDRKTLIGAKAAEFVNSGDSVILDSGTTVTEMINPLLTKKELKIVTPAINITLALGKEPTNTIVMPGGEFKAPTLSLTGEKSVSIFSDLYVEKLFLAAGGFSLEAGLTYPSFVDLPLKRAMINSAKTVYLLVDSSKLEKILFASLGCLDKIDFLITDAGISQDYVKRLADINIETVICGETGDI; this is encoded by the coding sequence ATGTTTCCGGAACAAAGACGTGAAAAGATACTTGAGCTTCTTCGTGAGAACGGCAGCTGCCGGGTTCAGGAGCTAAAAAAGATTTTTCAAGTCTCGGAACCCACTATACGTCAGGATTTGGAAACAATGGAACATGCGGGGCTTATCATCCGTCAGCACGGGGGAGCCTTCATCAGTAATTATTCATCCTTTGCCGCTGATATACAGCTTGAACGGCATATCAACATGGATCGTAAAACACTTATCGGAGCCAAGGCTGCGGAATTTGTCAATTCCGGGGACAGTGTTATCCTTGATTCGGGAACCACCGTTACGGAGATGATTAATCCCCTGTTAACTAAAAAGGAACTCAAGATAGTCACCCCAGCCATCAATATAACCTTGGCTTTGGGTAAAGAGCCGACCAATACTATTGTTATGCCCGGAGGAGAATTCAAAGCTCCCACGCTTTCCCTGACCGGTGAAAAATCGGTTTCCATTTTTAGTGATCTTTATGTGGAGAAACTTTTTCTAGCCGCCGGGGGCTTCTCCCTGGAGGCGGGTCTCACGTATCCAAGTTTTGTAGATCTTCCCTTAAAACGGGCTATGATCAATTCGGCTAAAACGGTATATCTACTGGTGGATTCAAGTAAGCTGGAAAAAATTCTCTTTGCTTCTCTCGGGTGTTTGGATAAAATTGATTTTCTTATTACCGATGCAGGGATTAGTCAGGATTATGTTAAACGACTGGCGGATATTAATATAGAAACCGTTATTTGCGGCGAAACCGGGGACATTTAA
- a CDS encoding complex I 24 kDa subunit family protein, translating into MEFDYGVIDEVIDEWGAAPNAIIPVLQGVQEKYNYLPPEIFPYIAEKLGVSEARIFGVATFFENFSLDPKGKFIIKVCDGTACHVRKSLPNLERLRKELGLSEKKITTGDLGFTVQTVACLGACSLGPALTVNNKVYANMTPEKVSALLAELKAQLATESPAQLAKGVAE; encoded by the coding sequence ATGGAGTTTGATTACGGTGTCATCGATGAGGTTATCGATGAATGGGGAGCCGCGCCTAATGCGATAATACCGGTTTTGCAGGGGGTACAGGAAAAGTACAACTACCTACCCCCGGAGATTTTTCCCTATATTGCGGAAAAGTTAGGGGTAAGCGAGGCCCGGATTTTTGGGGTGGCTACCTTTTTTGAAAACTTTTCCCTGGATCCGAAGGGGAAGTTTATTATTAAGGTCTGTGACGGTACGGCCTGCCATGTGCGGAAATCCCTGCCCAACCTGGAGCGGCTCCGTAAGGAACTGGGGCTTTCTGAAAAGAAGATAACCACCGGGGATCTGGGTTTTACGGTCCAGACCGTGGCCTGCCTGGGGGCGTGCAGCCTGGGGCCGGCGCTGACGGTGAATAACAAGGTATATGCCAATATGACTCCCGAAAAGGTGAGTGCCCTGCTGGCAGAGCTGAAGGCACAGCTTGCAACGGAGTCCCCCGCGCAACTTGCAAAGGGGGTGGCGGAATGA
- a CDS encoding NADH-quinone oxidoreductase subunit NuoF, translated as MKLATREALQKVRETYKKALDAEKRRIFVCAGTGCIASGSIAVYDKLVEIIKEKNLPCSVELKEEPGHPVGLKKSGCHGLCDQGPLILVEPEGWLYTKVKPEDAGEIVEKTISAGKLVERLVYQKDGKGIPHKAEIPFYKKQTRVVLGDCGEINAESIKEYLAIGGYSAFEKALFDMTQEQIIGEVTESNIRGRGGAGFPTGIKWNQVQRQKNTPKYVVCNGDEGDPGAFMDQSVMEGVPHQMIEGMLIAARAAGCTEGYIYVRAEYPQAVSRLRIAIAQAREFGLLGDNILGSGFSFTLKIFRGAGAFVCGEGSALTASIEGKRGMPRVKRFRTVEQGLFEKPTLLNNVETFANIPLIIRKGAAWYKGIGPGGSPGTKTFALTGDIVNTGLIEVPMGTSLREVIFDIGGGIRNGAEFKAVQIGGPSGGCLTAKDLELPMDFDSLKAAGAIIGSGGLVVMNSGTCMVEIARFFMNFTQNESCGKCIPCREGTKRMLEILERIVVGLGKEGDIELLEELADTIAATALCGLGKTAPFPVISTIKNFRSEYEAHIRDKHCPAGSCQKLKVITIDPGACKGCTKCAKGCPVGAINGSPKSIHEIDQSKCIKCGACVSACPFGAVKEAS; from the coding sequence ATGAAATTAGCTACCAGAGAAGCCCTGCAAAAGGTCAGGGAAACCTACAAAAAAGCTTTGGATGCGGAAAAACGGCGGATCTTCGTGTGCGCCGGGACGGGGTGTATCGCCTCGGGCTCCATAGCGGTCTACGATAAGCTGGTTGAAATAATTAAAGAGAAAAATCTCCCCTGCTCGGTGGAGCTGAAGGAAGAACCGGGACATCCGGTGGGGCTTAAAAAAAGCGGCTGCCACGGCCTGTGCGACCAGGGGCCCCTCATCCTGGTTGAACCCGAGGGCTGGCTCTATACCAAGGTTAAACCCGAGGACGCGGGGGAAATCGTTGAGAAGACCATTTCTGCGGGTAAGCTGGTAGAACGGTTGGTGTATCAGAAGGACGGAAAGGGGATACCCCACAAGGCTGAGATACCTTTCTATAAGAAACAGACGCGGGTGGTCCTGGGGGACTGCGGTGAAATAAACGCCGAATCAATTAAGGAGTACCTTGCCATCGGGGGGTACAGCGCTTTTGAGAAGGCGCTCTTTGACATGACCCAGGAACAGATCATCGGCGAGGTGACGGAGTCTAATATCCGCGGCCGGGGGGGCGCGGGCTTCCCTACAGGGATTAAGTGGAACCAGGTGCAGCGCCAGAAGAACACCCCCAAGTACGTGGTGTGTAACGGCGACGAGGGAGATCCCGGGGCTTTTATGGACCAGAGCGTCATGGAGGGGGTACCCCACCAGATGATCGAGGGTATGCTTATCGCGGCCCGGGCTGCAGGGTGTACGGAAGGGTACATCTACGTCCGTGCGGAGTATCCCCAGGCAGTAAGCCGGCTGCGGATAGCTATAGCCCAGGCCCGGGAGTTCGGCCTGTTGGGTGATAATATCCTGGGGTCGGGGTTCAGTTTTACCTTAAAGATATTCCGGGGGGCCGGGGCCTTTGTCTGCGGTGAAGGCAGCGCCCTAACCGCGTCGATAGAAGGCAAGCGGGGAATGCCCCGGGTTAAACGGTTCCGTACCGTGGAACAGGGGCTGTTTGAAAAGCCTACCCTGCTTAATAACGTGGAAACCTTTGCCAATATCCCCCTGATCATCCGGAAGGGGGCGGCTTGGTACAAGGGCATAGGCCCTGGGGGGAGTCCGGGAACCAAGACCTTCGCCCTTACGGGGGATATCGTGAACACGGGGCTTATCGAAGTGCCCATGGGAACATCCCTGCGGGAGGTTATCTTCGACATAGGCGGGGGCATTAGGAACGGTGCGGAGTTTAAGGCGGTCCAGATAGGCGGACCCTCGGGGGGCTGCCTTACCGCGAAGGATCTGGAACTGCCCATGGACTTCGACTCCCTCAAGGCAGCGGGGGCCATTATTGGTTCCGGGGGCTTGGTGGTGATGAACTCCGGCACCTGCATGGTGGAGATAGCCCGGTTCTTCATGAACTTTACCCAGAACGAATCCTGCGGGAAGTGTATTCCCTGCCGGGAGGGAACCAAGCGTATGCTGGAAATCCTGGAACGGATCGTGGTGGGCCTGGGCAAGGAAGGGGACATAGAGCTCCTGGAGGAACTGGCGGACACCATTGCTGCTACCGCTCTCTGCGGTCTGGGAAAGACGGCGCCCTTCCCGGTTATCAGTACTATCAAAAATTTCCGCTCCGAATACGAGGCGCATATACGGGACAAACACTGTCCCGCCGGGAGCTGCCAGAAACTGAAGGTTATTACCATAGACCCCGGAGCCTGTAAGGGCTGTACGAAATGTGCGAAGGGCTGTCCCGTGGGCGCCATAAACGGTTCGCCGAAGAGTATCCACGAGATTGATCAGAGTAAGTGTATCAAGTGCGGCGCCTGCGTAAGCGCCTGTCCCTTTGGGGCAGTCAAGGAGGCAAGCTGA
- a CDS encoding [FeFe] hydrogenase, group A: MAVREFMTIDGVPVEIAGEKNILELIRKAGIDMPAFCYNSDLSVYGACRMCMVEIDGGGLDSSCSSIPKPGMVIRTNTKRLRNYRKNILELLLSNHCRDCTTCEKSKNCKLQELALRFDLGDVRFPNTNAVPRLDESSLCIIRDESKCILCGDCIRMCNEVQSVGAIDFAGRGAKMRVSPVFGEPIGKSPCVGCGQCAAVCPTGAITVRNDTDKIWAALDDRNTKVTVQIAPAVRVAVTREFGFARRENAIGLIVAALRRMGFDEIYDTATGADITVLEEANEFLKRVENGEGGGMPLFTSCCPAWIQFVEKKYPELLPHISTCRSPMQMFAAVIREESNLATSKPHVHVAVMPCTAKKFEAARDEFKVNGKPQVDYVITTQELIKMIRESGIIMTTLQPEAVDMPFGTISGAGVIFGVSGGVTEAVLRRVTTDKSAGTLMSLGWTGVRGMEGLKTTTIPFGDKQLKIAIVSGLKNTADLIERIKSGEEHYDFVEVMSCPGGCVSGAGQPSVGWEEKLSRGQGLYAADKLCNVKRSEENPLMIELYGGLLKGKVHELLHVDYLHKEAHHA; encoded by the coding sequence ATGGCTGTCAGAGAATTCATGACCATAGACGGAGTTCCCGTGGAAATTGCGGGGGAGAAAAATATTTTGGAATTGATCCGTAAGGCGGGGATAGATATGCCTGCCTTCTGTTACAATTCGGATCTGTCCGTATACGGGGCCTGCCGTATGTGCATGGTGGAGATTGATGGGGGCGGCTTGGACTCGTCCTGCTCCTCCATTCCCAAGCCGGGGATGGTGATACGGACCAACACGAAGCGGCTGCGGAATTACCGGAAGAATATTTTGGAACTGCTCCTGTCGAATCACTGCCGGGACTGTACCACCTGTGAGAAGAGCAAAAACTGCAAGCTCCAGGAACTGGCCCTGCGTTTTGACCTTGGGGATGTACGGTTTCCCAACACCAATGCGGTGCCCCGGCTGGATGAATCGTCCCTGTGTATAATCCGGGATGAAAGTAAATGTATCCTCTGCGGGGACTGTATCCGTATGTGCAACGAGGTCCAGTCGGTTGGGGCTATTGATTTTGCCGGCCGCGGCGCTAAGATGCGGGTAAGCCCGGTTTTTGGCGAGCCTATCGGGAAATCCCCCTGCGTTGGCTGCGGGCAGTGCGCCGCGGTGTGTCCCACCGGGGCCATCACCGTGAGGAACGATACCGACAAGATCTGGGCGGCCCTGGATGACCGGAACACTAAAGTTACGGTCCAGATAGCCCCGGCGGTACGGGTGGCGGTTACCAGGGAATTCGGCTTTGCCCGGCGGGAAAACGCCATCGGCCTTATCGTGGCGGCGCTGCGGCGCATGGGCTTTGATGAGATCTACGATACGGCGACCGGCGCGGACATTACGGTGCTGGAGGAGGCGAACGAATTTCTCAAGCGCGTTGAGAATGGGGAAGGCGGGGGCATGCCGCTTTTTACTTCCTGCTGTCCCGCTTGGATACAGTTTGTGGAAAAGAAATACCCCGAGCTGCTTCCCCATATATCTACCTGCCGTTCTCCCATGCAGATGTTTGCCGCGGTGATCCGGGAGGAATCCAACCTTGCAACCAGCAAGCCCCATGTCCATGTGGCGGTGATGCCCTGTACGGCCAAGAAGTTCGAAGCCGCCCGGGATGAGTTTAAGGTTAACGGGAAACCCCAGGTAGACTATGTGATCACCACCCAGGAGCTGATCAAGATGATCCGGGAATCGGGGATTATCATGACTACCCTGCAGCCTGAAGCGGTGGACATGCCCTTTGGTACCATATCCGGGGCCGGGGTTATCTTCGGCGTTTCCGGGGGCGTTACCGAAGCGGTGCTCCGCCGGGTGACCACGGACAAATCCGCGGGAACCCTCATGTCCTTGGGCTGGACCGGGGTGCGCGGCATGGAGGGTCTCAAGACCACCACCATCCCCTTTGGGGATAAGCAGCTGAAAATAGCAATAGTGAGCGGCCTCAAGAATACTGCGGACCTTATTGAGCGGATAAAATCCGGGGAGGAACACTACGACTTTGTGGAAGTTATGTCCTGCCCCGGGGGCTGTGTTTCCGGCGCCGGGCAGCCTTCGGTTGGCTGGGAGGAAAAGCTTTCCCGGGGGCAGGGACTGTACGCAGCGGATAAGCTTTGTAACGTCAAGCGATCCGAAGAGAACCCCCTGATGATAGAGCTCTACGGCGGCCTGCTTAAGGGCAAGGTGCACGAACTGCTCCACGTAGATTATCTGCACAAGGAGGCGCACCATGCTTGA
- a CDS encoding (2Fe-2S) ferredoxin domain-containing protein, which produces MLELCVCIGTSCHTKGAYNVIQTFQQMIEEKSLHGKVNFKSSFCMKECAKPGVSVSVGGDRHRVPAEEAREFFNTVVVGKV; this is translated from the coding sequence ATGCTTGAGTTATGCGTTTGTATCGGAACTTCCTGCCACACCAAGGGCGCTTACAATGTGATCCAGACGTTTCAGCAGATGATCGAGGAAAAAAGCCTCCACGGGAAGGTCAACTTTAAGTCCAGCTTCTGTATGAAGGAGTGCGCCAAGCCCGGCGTGTCGGTCTCCGTGGGCGGAGACCGACACCGTGTTCCGGCGGAAGAGGCCCGGGAGTTTTTCAACACCGTGGTGGTTGGGAAGGTGTAG
- a CDS encoding ABC transporter substrate-binding protein, with protein sequence MKKESIIELVPDSMRENLDYLGHVHCPIKDRFSTAWKDFETEYNRSRDPKLKGVVPMGGCGVDIYYNISAIQDMTKFPAVVSESGYGEYFTGNFLESPEKQEYFVQWPLPQPVHPLFRNLDLRDPRENFSIFGAMPYVLLVNHRRLNGRPAPRSVSDLTNPIYEGSVGTGFAPEDITELLLLEIWKEQGEEGIRSLARNIGFAGRAPEMAADSLGNRDGCCVYFISWFFAHAVPKRDFLEIIWPEDGAVLNPMYALIKKDLTEPQRAAAEWLFSPKLGQIMADGWFAHVNSAVRYPLPGDAKIRWVGWDYIYEKGLLPRVEEIEAIYYDERRKNCLSVAAS encoded by the coding sequence ATGAAGAAAGAGTCGATCATCGAACTGGTTCCCGATTCAATGCGGGAAAATCTGGATTACCTGGGCCATGTCCACTGCCCCATCAAAGACCGGTTTTCTACGGCCTGGAAGGATTTTGAGACCGAATACAACCGGTCCCGGGATCCAAAACTTAAGGGCGTGGTTCCCATGGGGGGCTGCGGAGTGGATATCTACTATAATATTAGTGCGATTCAGGATATGACAAAATTTCCCGCGGTGGTCTCCGAATCCGGGTACGGGGAATACTTTACCGGGAATTTCCTGGAGTCCCCGGAAAAACAGGAATATTTTGTCCAATGGCCTCTGCCCCAGCCGGTACATCCCCTTTTCCGGAACCTGGATCTTCGGGACCCCCGGGAAAATTTCAGCATCTTCGGGGCCATGCCCTATGTGCTCCTGGTGAACCACCGGCGTCTCAATGGCCGGCCTGCGCCCAGATCTGTTTCGGATCTTACCAATCCTATTTACGAAGGGAGCGTGGGAACCGGCTTTGCTCCGGAGGATATTACGGAACTCCTCCTTCTGGAGATTTGGAAAGAACAGGGTGAAGAGGGAATACGTTCCCTGGCCCGCAATATCGGCTTTGCCGGCCGGGCCCCCGAAATGGCCGCCGACTCCCTGGGAAACCGGGATGGCTGTTGTGTCTATTTTATATCCTGGTTTTTTGCCCACGCAGTTCCCAAGCGGGATTTCCTGGAAATTATCTGGCCCGAAGACGGGGCGGTACTCAACCCCATGTACGCCCTGATAAAAAAGGACCTGACTGAACCCCAAAGGGCCGCCGCAGAATGGCTTTTCAGCCCCAAACTGGGGCAGATCATGGCCGATGGCTGGTTTGCCCATGTGAACAGCGCGGTCCGCTACCCCCTGCCTGGGGATGCTAAAATTCGCTGGGTGGGCTGGGACTATATCTACGAAAAGGGACTTCTCCCGCGGGTGGAGGAAATTGAAGCCATATACTACGATGAACGGCGAAAAAACTGTTTATCAGTTGCCGCTTCTTGA
- a CDS encoding ATP-binding cassette domain-containing protein produces the protein MSRDIHRITILGGRDKDGLPEDFTLTMNRGDILCVVGPTGAGKSRFLEDIGCLAQGDTPTGRRLLLDDRPPSQEQRYSLEGKLIAQLSQNMNFIMDLTVKEFILMHAESRNLAALGDRFSGPGLVDRIVAAANRLTGEALSADTAITQLSGGQSRSLMIADTALLSPSPVVLIDELENAGVDRSRALELLVNEDKIVLVSTHDPVLALLGQRRVCIHRGGVRRIIETSPAERHNAALMGELSEKFLALRELLREGASLDFDMESFFARETSLQIAENTSVKERSLL, from the coding sequence ATGTCTAGGGATATACACCGTATTACTATCCTGGGGGGCCGCGACAAGGATGGCTTACCTGAAGATTTTACCCTGACCATGAACCGGGGGGACATACTCTGCGTGGTGGGGCCCACGGGCGCCGGGAAAAGCCGCTTTCTGGAGGACATAGGCTGCCTTGCCCAGGGGGATACCCCCACAGGGCGGCGTCTACTCCTGGACGACCGACCCCCTAGCCAGGAACAGCGCTATTCCCTGGAAGGAAAGCTGATAGCCCAGCTTTCCCAGAACATGAACTTTATCATGGACCTTACGGTGAAGGAATTTATCCTCATGCACGCCGAAAGCCGTAATTTGGCTGCCCTGGGGGACCGTTTTTCCGGCCCCGGCCTGGTAGACCGAATCGTAGCCGCCGCCAACCGGCTCACCGGGGAAGCGCTGTCGGCGGATACGGCGATTACCCAGCTTTCCGGCGGCCAGTCCCGGTCCCTGATGATCGCCGATACTGCCTTGCTCAGCCCCTCCCCGGTGGTGCTCATCGACGAGCTGGAAAACGCCGGGGTGGACCGCAGCCGGGCTCTGGAGCTGCTGGTGAATGAGGACAAGATAGTCCTGGTTTCCACCCACGATCCGGTGCTGGCCCTGCTGGGACAACGGCGGGTTTGCATACACCGGGGCGGGGTGCGACGGATCATCGAAACCAGCCCGGCTGAACGGCACAATGCGGCCCTCATGGGGGAGCTGAGCGAGAAATTTCTGGCCCTCCGGGAATTGCTCCGGGAAGGGGCCTCCCTGGATTTTGATATGGAATCGTTTTTTGCGCGGGAAACTTCGTTGCAAATAGCGGAAAATACTTCCGTAAAAGAAAGGAGTTTATTATGA